A window of the Juglans microcarpa x Juglans regia isolate MS1-56 chromosome 5D, Jm3101_v1.0, whole genome shotgun sequence genome harbors these coding sequences:
- the LOC121266621 gene encoding polygalacturonase QRT3, translating into MKPLPILSFLLVLLVQEAFGSSIERALFQFREKIDGNSVYCPTELNFSSPEPSAKKRDGRIFYPIGYGADPSGEQDSSDAILQALGDAVQMQSGLELLPGISDFGGVTIHLQGGDYKISKPIRFPSSGVGNVVVRGGTLRASNTFPGDRHLIELWSENSPQSDQLQLQSNAFYYEDITFRDILFDSSYRGGGILIVDSVRIRVDNCFFLHFTTQGIIVKRGHETFISSCFLGQHSTAGGDKDERHFSGTAIDLSSNDNAVTDAAIFSAAIGIVLRGQANILTGVHCYNKATSFGGIGILVKLAGCSQTRISNCYLDYTAIVMEDPVQVHVSNGFFLGDANVVLKSIKGQVSGLNIVDNMFSGRAGNMVPIVQLDGKFNYIDQVVIDRNNVNGMRLKSTVGKLTVAGNGTRWEANFSSVLVFPHRINNLQYSLHTRGEPKFTAHAVTDVSNNVVAVESEKAVNGVVSIIVDQHSDTGEKHVFCM; encoded by the exons ATGAAACCCTTGCCAATATTGAGTTTCCTATTAGTATTGTTGGTACAAGAAGCCTTTGGTTCCAGCATTGAGCGAGCACTGTTTCAGTTTAGAGAAAAAATCGACGGAAATTCAGTCTATTGTCCTACCGAACTAAATTTTTCATCGCCGGAGCCTTCAGCCAAGAAAAGG GATGGGAGAATTTTCTATCCAATTGGGTATGGAGCAGACCCAAGCGGGGAACAAGACAGCAGTGATGCCATACTGCAGGCCTTGGGAGATGCTGTCCAAATGCAAAGTGGGTTGGAGTTGCTGCCTGGCATTAGCGACTTCGGAGGTGTGACGATTCATTTGCAAGGTGGAGACTACAAAATCAGCAAACCGATAAGGTTCCCTTCATCTGGTGTTGGCAATGTCGTg GTACGGGGAGGAACTTTGCGAGCATCGAATACATTTCCCGGTGATCGACATCTTATAGAACTATGGTCAGAGAATTCTCCGCAATCCGACCAGCTGCAGCTCCAAAGTAATGCATTCTACTATGAGGACATCACCTTCCGGGACATTCTCTTCGATTCAAGCTACCGAGGAGGAGGGATTCTCATTGTTGATTCAGTCAGAATCCGGGTAGACAATTGCTTCTTTCTCCACTTCACAACACAGGGAATTATAGTTAAAAGGGGCCACGAGACCTTCATTTCAAGCTGCTTTCTTGGACAACATTCAACAGCCGGTGGGGATAAAGATGAGAGGCATTTCTCAGGCACTGCCATTGATCTTAGCAGCAATGACAATGCAGTCACGGATGCTGCAATTTTCTCTGCAGCAATCGGCATTGTATTAAGAGGTCAGGCAAACATACTCACAGGAGTACACTGCTACAACAAGGCAACAAGTTTTGGTGGGATCGGAATATTGGTAAAACTGGCTGGATGCTCACAAACCAGGATAAGTAACTGTTACTTGGATTACACTGCTATAGTCATGGAAGACCCTGTACAAGTTCATGTCAGTAATGGGTTTTTCCTAGGGGACGCTAATGTGGTCTTAAAATCGATTAAGGGTCAAGTCTCTGGGTTGAATATTGTGGATAACATGTTTAGTGGGCGGGCTGGGAATATGGTACCAATAGTTCAATTAGATGGGAAATTCAATTACATCGATCAAGTGGTAATTGACAGGAACAATGTGAATGGAATGAGGTTGAAATCAACTGTTGGAAAACTAACAGTGGCCGGAAATGGGACGAGATGGGAGGCTAATTTCTCGTCGGTCTTGGTATTTCCCCACCGGATTAATAATCTGCAGTATTCATTGCACACTCGAGGAGAGCCTAAGTTTACAGCTCATGCAGTGACTGATGTGTCTAATAATGTGGTGGCTGTGGAGAGCGAGAAGGCCGTCAATGGGGTGGTCTCCATAATTGTTGACCAGCATAGTGATACTGGAGAAAAACACGTCTTCTGCATGTAA